The Mercurialis annua linkage group LG7, ddMerAnnu1.2, whole genome shotgun sequence genome includes the window gttaatttctttgCAACGGTTTTTAACCGTAGCGTTTCTGTTGCCTTATATATACTATTGTAACAGTATTGAAAGTGTTGCTTCACTAGTGTTGCTGAATGTAACTTATGTGGTAGTgtatgaatatatatttttccaattaaaaacctaaatatttggaagaaataaaaattaaaagctaaatAGTTAAAATATGATTCGGATtttttatatcattaataatAGTTATATCCGGCAACAACAATTAGGAGTGTGTGTCAAACCAAActaacaaatcaaattaaaaatagttagTTCGATTtacttattataattttttttatttttttggctttgtttagttttagttttgaaaaactgaAAACTAAAACACCAaactaaatatataatataacttccttaaaaataaaattatttttatgtattcaaatagttaaaatatataacatattaatttaaatttaaattttagaatttaatatctcttaacgtttttttttaaattaaaaaaattatttttatatttttgttaaatcaaaaacccaatcagaaaaaattatacatttgtctttaatatttttattatcaaactAATCGATGCACACCCGTAAAtacaaaagtaaaaaataaatgtacGAACTCTTTCCAATAAAATCGACAAGCTCAATATGTTTAAATCTTCAAaagtttttatttatcaatttatattaaaaatataataaacataTATCCTTAAAAAAAGTAGATTGAATATTAGTATTGTTACATACAAAATAGTTGAACCAATTAGAGGGCTGAACTAGTCAAAAAACCACAACTCTTCCAAGACTTTCTCCCCATTTTCCAAACCTCCTTCAATCCACATATAAATATACACCAACTCCTACATTTTCTTCATCAAACCAACTCTCACACCAACGCCAAATACCAAATCAAATCATCAAAACTCTCAGAATTCATCATCAATCCGGTTCAAAATCACTCCGGCCACGGCAAAACCATCAAATCCGGTTCAAAATCATGGGTAAATCTTCAAGAATTACCCTATTTTCATGCATTTTCTTGATATTCTTCCTCGTACAATCTTCAGCACAAGTATGCCGATCCTTATCCTTCTCCAGCAACCAAAATTTCGCAACATGTAACGATCTTCCGCATCTAAACGCGTATCTCTACTGGAATTACGACCCCTCAACCATGACGGCCGAAATCGCCTTCCGAAGAACGGGAACCACGACCAACAACTGGGTGGCTTGGGGTCTCAATCCGTCCGGTCCACAAATGCTTGGAACGCAAGCAATCTTAGCTTTCCATGACTCTGCCGGTAGACCCACGGCTTATCCAACCGCCATCAACTCACTTGCTCCGGCGATGCAGCGGGGGAATTTGAGCTTCGCAGTCTCGAATGTTAGAGCGGAGTATTCGAACAATGAGATGATTATTTTTGCGAGTCTGCAGCTTGATAATAGTTTGGTTTCTACTACGCAAGTTTGGCAAGTTGGTACTATGTCCGGAGCTAATTTCAATCAGCATGCTATGGATACCGCTAATAGAGCCTCTGTTGGGTCTATTAATTTCGCCACCGGGACCACCGTCGCCGGAAGCGCTCCGAGCAGCAGTAAAAAGAACGTAAGTTTCATTTTCTTGAAACTTTATTTGGAAACATGGGCTAATTTTAAAATACcgtttcatttaattttatattgattagatttttttaaattttgttttaatggtcaaagatataaaaataaatccttcagtttttaaacattacaagaaagacctttaaatttttaaaacgagCACTAcaacccttttagtttattttttaaacactTAGCCCCTCATATTCTTAGtcatttaaattgaatattttgcAGGTTCATGGTGTGCTAAATGCAGTGAGCTGGGGAGTATTAATGCCAATGGGAGTGATGATGGCCAGATATTTAAAGGTGTTCAAGGTGGCAAATCCAGCGTGGTTTTATGCACACGTGGCATGCCAGTCATCAGCATATATTATTGGTGTTGCTGGATGGGGTACTGGTCTTAAACTCGGCAGTGACTCACCTGGTATTAAGTATAGCAAGCACAGAAACATTGGAATCACCCTATTTTGCTTTGCTACCCTTcaggtaaatttttttaaactgtaaaaaaattattttaagatatTTATTGCTagattgtttatatttttttagattgtgacattttttttgtttttgggaTGCCTTAAAAGTCAAGTTGTtgtgttttaaacttttatcgAATTCTCcttatatttttttgacaattggCTCCTTTTTCTAGTCGTTCAAGTTCGGCTTCTAGAAGCCCTCGAACAACTTAGGAAAAGTCCCCACCCAACTATGTTCCAATTCTGTCAATTAGCCATCAATTTAGCAataattagaaaacaaattgaAGCAAGAAAGTATATATCACCCCTGCAATTTGGtacaaactataaaaatatgtttaagTTCATGTTTTGCGATAAAAAAACACGTAATCTATCAATTTTAGGTCAATTTAGTCTGTAATTTGAAGTTGGTTTTGGCGGTTAAAGTTGTAAACTGATCCAATATTAAAAAGCTCTGGGTTTATTGTCGTAAAACACAAACTTggatatatttgatattttatgccaATTTAGAGGGGTTAATTGACCTTTGTCTGTTTACGAAATGCCAACTATTTTTCAAATCTAAGTGCTTAATATGaaaatcatatattatatctACAATGGAACCTGAAAATAGAATTTCAACtttcaaattgaaaaatattttactaGTTAAGCTATGTCGATCCGATCATTTTATATACCAATAGGTAAACTCGTCGAATTAACAATATTTTTTGGTtctattaaataaaatcaaatcatattttgtAACAATTTCTGAAAGATAATTTGAGTACCCAGTTATCTAACTAAAATCAGTATGCAATTCAAACATCTATGATGATTATAACTATAATATCTTTGACCATTGGTGTTCTAACTAAAAACAATTTGCAATTTATACAGCTATTTGCATTGCTATTGAGGCCAAAGCCAGATCACAAATACAGATTATACTGGAACATGTACCACCACGCAATCGGATACGCAACCATCAGTTTGAGCATCGTCAATGTCTACGAAGGACTCGACATATTGGACCCCGAAAAGAAATGGAAACGTATTTACACCGGCGTTATCATATTCTTGGGTGCCTTGGCAGTTGTTTTAGAGGCGATCACATGGTTCATCGTTATTAAACGAAAGAAAACCGCTGCCTCCGATAAACATACCAACGGAACTAATGGTTATAATGGCGTTTAGATTATGAATGATACTGTAATTTATCTTCTATACTTTAGCTACACATACCCGTCTTTGAGGTGGTGttgattcttttttattttcgaGTATTTATACGGAGTTACTTATGTATTTTTTtgtagaaattagttgttttgtGGTGATTAGTAACATTGTAATATACGATAGATATTATATTGGATTGCTTTACATTTATTATCCCCATTCATCTTTTGTTTATTAGAGTTCTGTaggttttttgttttgttaatgtattttaaaatataaaattggagTAAATTATTCAACATTTAGATAAAAATCAAAGGCGGGTAAAAATATAGAATTGGTGTTTAAGGAGACAACAATTTCTTATataataaacattttttttgcaATCTTTCAATAAGTACCCTACATGACTatacttaattaaatttttactgttgaccaaaaaaaagttgatgacatactttttaagttcccaaattgcacaaataattttatgatatttacTATAAAAAGGAAGGAAGTGGTTACAAGAATCAAAATctcctacaaaatctcaaagtataaatatatagcaattaatattcaagaatttttaataatctttaattatagtaactgataatttgaattatatgccaTAAAGGGCAAAAGGaaaaccaaaaaaacaaaatgattaaaaaaatgaaaacaacaagcatttgaaaaacaaaaaaaatccagtaaaataagaaattcaaatataattctCATATATAATGGCTATGATAAATACATGATTATTCAAATACATGattcttaaaaaacaaataacaatttttttaaaccagCTGTAATcattttttcaacaaaaaaaacgatttgattttttttaaataataaaattttactaatagttacctaatggttaactaatatgaaaattaataaattttttattttataaatgcagGAATGACAACATTGAAAGTTCTGATTTGTTATGACggagtatggaatgaagatctTTATATGGGCATTGGTTTTACttttcagttaactaatagtatactacgaatcattaaaaaatatcaatttgttcTTAATAACTTAACATTAGATTGGAAAATAAAGTTAATATGAAATTAACATGCAGCTAACTAATAGTATGCTATTACTCAttaaaaaaacatcaatttgtttctaataacttaatatttggttgaaaaataaaagttaacttGCTGTAATCCATTCTCATGTTATCTATAAATTTACAACTTCAAAAGTTTCTTTAGGTGGACATTGGGTTTACTTTCAGTTAACTAATAATATACTACTActcattaaaaaatatcatgttaaccaacaaacaattacagatacataaataaaaaacattacatCAGAAAATTAAAGCGCATCATTGGAGGACAGCAGACGGGGTACTTAAGGTTAACCATCATTGTATTCAAATATAAGATTATTGATGTATcattagtacaccattggttaaccaaaaaaaatattaagccataaaattacaaatcaaaaactgatGTTGCTTTGCGGATTTGATCCCCGATTCTTATTTGTTCATCATGGCGGCATGAGGTATTCCATCTACACTTTTCTGGAAACGGAACAAAGTGGGAAAAAAAAGAAGCAAAGATGGCCGGTACGAATAAGGCGGCGCCGAGGCAGCGGCGGACTTGAGACAAAATAGTGGCTGACGGGTAGGGCTTGCGTCAGTGAAGGGCTGAGAGAGATGAAGAGACGAATGACATATCTTCGGATCGGACGACGTCAATCTCTTCATCTTTTCAGACGGCAGTAATTGCAGAGGGtttcttgattttgattttgatactTCAAAGGTTTCTTGATTTTGCCATTgggtttgttttataaaatggaAAGATTTGGTTAATAGAGTAATGGAGAGAAATCTGGAAAAAATATATGGAAAATCTAAGATAAATGGAAACATACAAATCAATTATAAGAGGTTATCAATAATGAGAGGATCATGGGAGGTTACCATTTTTAATAGTTgtattttgctaatttaaaaagtatatttgTGTAAagtaaaatcattaaattcaaattaaagaattagcaatagtataatttaaaatgaactGTTGCTCtagtaaaattcaaaataaaatggcCTAAGCCAGTAATCAAGATAATTTTCTCAATCAACTATGACATAAGGCTTGTAACTAGAAATGGATCTTAAAAACCCGTAAAATTGAGAAGATTTATGAGGAGTTAATTATGGGgagacttagcaaattatctACATAGAAAAAATATGAGCATTTTTTAGTTATGTTTATTTCCGTGCACTATCATATATTAGCATGTTAACTCACAAAATGCTTcctatactaaaattaaaagattaattgCGTATAATCATCATttataaagttaaaaattaatcaTCTATTGTATCTCAAAATAGGTTTGAAATGAAAATTGGATATATATGTCATTTGCTAAGGTGGAAGTCATTTTTCAATTGTCATCTCAGTAAAATTACCCGGATTATGAACCGGTGTATATTGACACAAAAGAAAGTTAGtgtttatatttgaaatgtttcaAAAATCATGATTAAATTGAGATAACGTGTATAACTAGTAAATTTATGTGACATTAATCCAAAAAACATGaagatatatttattttttcgatcaaagacataaatatttaaaataaattatgtagAATTAAGTGGCTTTCGATTGATTCAATATTAATGTAATTAGTAATTACATCATGCACTATTAAATAAagaattctaattctaattaatGAATTGAGTTCATCTAAGAACTTTTTTCTTACAATATAAGTATAATTTAAATCTGTTACCTCCATGTGATTGAACTATGAGTTGGATGACATTTATTTTGAAGCTCGATTCCGGTATTTTTGCTCGATACAAGAAGAACAATACGTAAGATAGCGGATTGTCGTAATCCTTAGGCTTACCAATCGCTTTAAGAATCCGTCTCTTAACCTTGCAAAGGTCTCTTTTACGAATCTTTTGATCTATATTTTTATCCTGTAACTTAAAcgaataaaaaaatgtattaagAGATGTCAAATTATTAACTATTGGGACTGTAAAGTAACAAAACTGAAAGTTAAGGTACCATAGTCATTATCTTGCTGAAAGGATTATATTTCAGCGTCTCTAACGCAATAGACATGCAACTCATCACTAGAACACGAATACGATAAGAAACATCTTTTTTCCCCAGAGtctaaacaaaaataatgtCAAGTTAGTACAATAAGCACAAAACGTTTGAATGGTGCTaaatttttatcatatttttaagaGTAAATTACTATAAGACCTTTTACATTtaacataattcacactttaatctctattgtttgaaaattaattatatgacGCCTCACTTTTGTTTCCGTCAACAGGTTAGTCCCTCCGTCCATTTTtgatgttagtcaacgaagtcaaagGACTTAGTGTTGTAGcattgataccgattgttgaatctttgataccaattgtcatgaccggttcttgaccggattggtatgcgcagcggaatcgagaccattcggtaggtatttaattatggatttaatcaacaaataacaatataccaaaataataaataacacaagagatttacgtgattctgcattaaagcgtacatccacgggcgaaagattcgagccatccactaatcatcaaaaggagtacaaaattggtggagaatcaccaaatagataacatctctagtaaatatgccaatagaagaaaaacccacaaagtaTTTAACTCTCTACAAGAAATAACCCAAAATGttaagaattaacttatattcctcacatcacacacacccccttttttcccttattcacatcaatggctacattgtgtgttctgttttttggtgtcttctaaaaggtgaataaggtagtgtatatatagtgaataaatagtctatatgACATTAagaatattaatcctaattggatttatacttcctagttagccaatgataacaaagttatccttctcccaaacacttcattaatagagtcctaatacaaataggaattagaattctaggcatatttCAACACTTAGTAATAAATTAACTTTCAAATACgagggacgaaatcgttgacaaaaataaaaatgagggactaaatcgttgactAAAACAAAAATGGGGGACCATATAATTTCGTTGACtttgttgactaacaccaaaaatggatggaaggaataaatcgttgacaaaaacaaaagtgagtgATCACggcgtttgattttcaaataaacattaaaatatgaattatgtcaaatatgaGGTGTcttatagtaatttgctctatttAATTTAACACTAGATCTATGATATAAATCGGCAATAATTGTTTCAGATCAAAATATATTGATCTGTCCATTGTTGATAGTATATTGTAAAAAGATATCATCATATAATAACTAACATAAAACGTCCTagatgtatatttttaaaatatagtcaTTTAATCGCCATATCCTATCGGAAGGTGATGATCAGTGATGAAGCTAGGGCAGGATCTGGCCCTGCCtcattttttctcattttaaataattaccttaaaaatagttaagtatattaatttttagtgtACAATTTTTgtagttaaatattttattttttaaaaattaaattgtgcATGTCCTATCTCAGATTAGAGTGTGTGACGATGTACCATTGAAGTTTGATTCTTGAATgcagttaaaattttaatagcAAATTGGTGTGTATGACAAAGATTTGGCAGGTGAGCAAGTTATGGTAAGAGGAGTTTCTAAATACCGGTAATCTATTTCTTTTTGAGATGAATCGATCGGCCAAATTCACTGCCAATTATCGAACATATGCATCAAATAGGTCATTTTTTGAATTCTGCATCATTTGCAGAGGTTCCAGTCACGTACGTAAATTAATAACGacaaacaaatatattaaaaagacgGACTTACTTGACCGATCAATACTGCAATATTTTTTCTTAGTTCCACACAAATTTCTTCAAAATATCAAGCTTCAGATTCCTTCTTTAACCAATTCTTCACCTGTATCCTAATAACAAGAGATAAATAGAGCAATTTGTAAGGCTATGGTGTTTATTATTATGTtcataaacatttaaattaataaatagaaTTTACGGAAGCTCTTCATCGCATCGGAGAAGAGTTACGGCCTCATTTGCTATCACAAAATTCCacgatttgcaaatgcttttgCATTGTATTAAAGAGTCGAGAGGTAATCACACGAGTATATCCAGGAGCAATTCGTGAGGAAGTATTGACATGTTTGGCTTTCGACCTAAAAAGTTTTACATTTTGGCTTTCATCATACAAACCCTAATTAATTGCTTTAATTATCTTAAGAAGATGCAGaatatataatcaaatttataaCATGTTTTAATTGCGTGAAGAAAGAGCATTCTAacttaaaccaaatattttcccTTCTGGGAAATATCGACTTAACAActtcttctattttttcttAAGAAAATCAATTCATCAGTTTAGTTCGCTTAATTGTCAAACTAATAATCCTAAACTTCCATATGCCTTTTATTATACAAATTTTTAGTAGACCGAGTGTATTCCGTCATTCGTGAACTAAGACTACATATTataacacgttattaaaatagtgacactatcgtaatattactattcaaaaatgTGTAAAAAAGTAACAAGTAAAATTACGATATTGCCACTATTTTAgtaacgtgtcataatgtgataggctagttcacggatgacgtggtaaatTTAGTTTacctaaaaaatttcaattataggatcaattttaaaatttaactatgAACTTTTGCGTATCTAATTTCAATCTCAAGTTTTGAATTTAACAAAGGCCAaacccatatagaggtccctgtactttacacttttttttccataggtccttatacttcatttttgtattatctggtccctctatttacctatttttgattttcaggtcctttgtgagttttttccagtccctctacttacaatttttgtttcctcaagtccctctacttacaatttttgtttcctccagccaTACAAAAGGACcgaaaaaaactcataaaggacctgaaaatcaaaaataggtaagtagagggatcaaataatacaaaaatgatgTATAAGGACTTATGggagaaaatgtgtaaagtacagggacctttATATGGGTTAAGCCTTTAACAAAATTTGTACTAAACATCcattatatttttacaaatagcTCTTGtaaaatttaagtaaaaa containing:
- the LOC126655504 gene encoding cytochrome b561 and DOMON domain-containing protein At5g35735-like, producing the protein MGKSSRITLFSCIFLIFFLVQSSAQVCRSLSFSSNQNFATCNDLPHLNAYLYWNYDPSTMTAEIAFRRTGTTTNNWVAWGLNPSGPQMLGTQAILAFHDSAGRPTAYPTAINSLAPAMQRGNLSFAVSNVRAEYSNNEMIIFASLQLDNSLVSTTQVWQVGTMSGANFNQHAMDTANRASVGSINFATGTTVAGSAPSSSKKNVHGVLNAVSWGVLMPMGVMMARYLKVFKVANPAWFYAHVACQSSAYIIGVAGWGTGLKLGSDSPGIKYSKHRNIGITLFCFATLQLFALLLRPKPDHKYRLYWNMYHHAIGYATISLSIVNVYEGLDILDPEKKWKRIYTGVIIFLGALAVVLEAITWFIVIKRKKTAASDKHTNGTNGYNGV